In Nocardioides cavernae, a single genomic region encodes these proteins:
- a CDS encoding ABC transporter permease, with translation MNDTPQPQPEKPDAPVTDDEAARGATATDTTTEAPEVDPHDARGDRTRSMLREIASGDVLAGVLAVFLAVFVGSVMIAATDDVVRETAGYITARPSDFFTAVWDAISGAYSAMFRGAVFNYNLTEPAQQWRPLTETLKFAGPLILGGLGVGLAFRAALFNIGGRGQMLIAGGAAGWVGFQLDLPLAIHLPLAIIVGMVFGALWGGIAGVLKARTGAHEVIVTIMLNYVAYYLLFWALTKEWLLKTPGSVNPKSPPMKDSATLPKVLGDQFNLHLGFVLAIVAVAVVWWLLNRSTLGYRIRAVGENPHAARASGINVGGIYIAVMMISGSLLGLAGVNQVLGTVSSGVSLDLDAAIGFDAITVALLGRSRPLGILTAGLLFGALKAGGFTMQTSENISVDLVLVVQSLIVLFLAAPPLVRAIFRLPAQEAK, from the coding sequence GTGAATGACACCCCCCAGCCCCAGCCCGAGAAGCCCGACGCGCCGGTGACGGACGACGAGGCGGCCCGGGGGGCGACGGCCACGGACACGACGACCGAGGCTCCCGAGGTCGACCCCCACGACGCGCGGGGCGACCGCACGCGGTCGATGCTGCGCGAGATCGCCTCCGGCGACGTCCTCGCCGGCGTGCTGGCCGTGTTCCTCGCGGTCTTCGTCGGCTCGGTGATGATCGCGGCGACCGACGACGTGGTGCGCGAGACCGCCGGCTACATCACCGCGCGGCCCTCGGACTTCTTCACCGCCGTGTGGGACGCCATCTCCGGCGCCTACAGCGCGATGTTCCGCGGCGCGGTCTTCAACTACAACCTCACCGAGCCGGCCCAGCAGTGGCGCCCGCTGACGGAGACGTTGAAGTTCGCAGGCCCGCTGATCCTCGGCGGCCTCGGCGTCGGCCTGGCCTTCCGGGCGGCGCTGTTCAACATCGGCGGCCGCGGCCAGATGCTCATCGCCGGTGGCGCGGCCGGCTGGGTCGGCTTCCAGCTCGACCTGCCGCTCGCGATCCACCTGCCGCTGGCCATCATCGTCGGCATGGTGTTCGGCGCCCTGTGGGGTGGCATCGCGGGCGTGCTGAAGGCGCGCACCGGCGCGCACGAGGTGATCGTCACGATCATGCTCAACTACGTCGCCTACTACCTCCTCTTCTGGGCCCTCACCAAGGAGTGGCTGCTCAAGACGCCCGGCTCGGTGAACCCGAAGTCACCGCCGATGAAGGACTCGGCGACGCTGCCCAAGGTGCTGGGCGACCAGTTCAACCTCCACCTCGGCTTCGTGCTCGCGATCGTCGCGGTCGCCGTCGTGTGGTGGTTGCTCAACCGCTCCACGCTCGGCTACCGCATCCGCGCCGTCGGTGAGAACCCGCACGCGGCCCGCGCCTCCGGCATCAACGTCGGCGGGATCTACATCGCCGTGATGATGATCTCCGGCTCCCTGCTCGGCCTCGCCGGCGTCAACCAGGTGCTCGGCACCGTGTCCAGCGGCGTCTCGCTCGACCTCGACGCGGCGATCGGCTTCGACGCCATCACCGTGGCACTGCTCGGCCGCTCCCGCCCGCTCGGCATCCTGACCGCCGGGCTCCTGTTCGGCGCCCTCAAGGCCGGCGGATTCACCATGCAGACCTCCGAGAACATCTCGGTCGACCTGGTGCTCGTGGTGCAGTCGCTGATCGTCCTCTTCCTCGCCGCCCCTCCCCTGGTGCGCGCGATCTTCCGGCTCCCCGCCCAGGAGGCCAAGTGA
- a CDS encoding ABC transporter ATP-binding protein yields MRLVLRGITKRFGSVVANDSISLTVEPGEIHCLLGENGAGKSTLMNVLYGLYKADEGEIELDGEVQHFTGPGDAMAAGIGMVHQHFMLIPVFTVAENVMLGHETTGFAGTLDLAAASKRVTEISERFGFHVNPDALVEDLPVGVQQRVEIIKALSRDAELLVFDEPTAVLTPQETDELMDIMRQLKEAGKAIVFITHKLREVREVADRITVIRLGKVVGEADPQASNAELASMMVGRPVELVVHKEDAKLGDDALVVKDLRVVDLAGHTQVDGLSFTIRAGEVLAVAGVQGNGQTELTEAILGLQDDVTGSINLDGVELVGRSTRKILDAGVGFIPEDRQVDGLVPGFTIAENLMLNRSFKSPFVRNGSLRLGALREFAQKKLTEYDVRARDIDSLAANLSGGNQQKVVVARELSRDLRLLVAAQPTRGVDVGSIEFIHKQIVATRDSGIPVLVVSTELDEVVALADRIMVLYRGKVVGIVAADTPRETLGLMMTGERPKDLKDVVA; encoded by the coding sequence ATGAGACTCGTCCTGCGAGGCATCACCAAACGCTTCGGCAGCGTGGTGGCCAACGACTCGATCTCCCTCACGGTGGAGCCCGGTGAGATCCACTGCCTCCTCGGCGAGAACGGTGCCGGCAAGTCCACGCTGATGAACGTGCTCTACGGCCTCTACAAGGCCGACGAGGGCGAGATCGAGCTCGACGGCGAGGTCCAGCACTTCACCGGTCCCGGCGACGCGATGGCGGCCGGCATCGGCATGGTCCACCAGCACTTCATGCTCATCCCCGTCTTCACCGTGGCCGAGAACGTCATGCTCGGCCACGAGACCACCGGCTTCGCCGGCACGCTGGACCTCGCCGCGGCCAGCAAGCGCGTCACCGAGATCTCCGAGCGCTTCGGCTTCCACGTCAACCCCGACGCGCTGGTCGAGGACCTCCCCGTCGGCGTGCAGCAGCGCGTGGAGATCATCAAGGCCCTCTCCCGCGACGCGGAGCTGCTCGTCTTCGACGAGCCCACTGCGGTGCTCACCCCGCAGGAGACCGACGAGCTGATGGACATCATGCGCCAGCTCAAGGAGGCCGGGAAGGCCATCGTCTTCATCACCCACAAGCTCCGCGAGGTCCGCGAGGTCGCCGACCGGATCACCGTCATCCGCCTCGGCAAGGTCGTCGGCGAGGCCGACCCCCAGGCCAGCAACGCCGAGCTCGCCTCGATGATGGTCGGCCGCCCGGTCGAGCTGGTCGTCCACAAGGAGGACGCGAAGCTCGGCGACGACGCGCTGGTGGTCAAGGACCTCCGCGTGGTCGACCTGGCCGGTCACACGCAGGTCGACGGCCTCAGCTTCACCATCCGCGCCGGCGAGGTCCTCGCCGTCGCCGGCGTCCAGGGCAACGGCCAGACCGAGCTGACCGAGGCCATCCTCGGCCTGCAGGACGACGTCACCGGCTCCATCAACCTCGACGGCGTCGAGCTGGTCGGCCGCTCGACGCGCAAGATCCTCGACGCCGGTGTCGGCTTCATCCCCGAGGACCGGCAGGTCGACGGCCTCGTGCCCGGCTTCACCATCGCCGAGAACCTCATGCTCAACCGCAGCTTCAAGTCCCCGTTCGTCAGGAACGGCTCGCTGCGCCTCGGCGCCCTGCGCGAGTTCGCCCAGAAGAAGCTCACGGAGTACGACGTCCGCGCCCGCGACATCGACTCGCTGGCCGCCAACCTCTCCGGCGGCAACCAGCAGAAGGTCGTCGTGGCCCGCGAGCTCTCCCGCGACCTGCGGCTGCTCGTCGCCGCCCAGCCCACCCGCGGTGTCGACGTCGGCTCGATCGAGTTCATCCACAAGCAGATCGTCGCGACCCGCGACAGCGGCATCCCGGTCCTGGTGGTCTCCACCGAGCTCGACGAGGTGGTCGCGCTCGCCGACCGGATCATGGTGCTCTACCGCGGCAAGGTCGTCGGCATCGTCGCGGCCGACACCCCCCGCGAGACCCTCGGACTCATGATGACCGGCGAACGCCCGAAGGACCTGAAGGACGTGGTCGCGTGA
- a CDS encoding ABC transporter permease, with product MSTVTDQPTPDSGGLAPDTVVTHGRGSGARKLPVVLGVLTLLLAGVLLRSSPSGDTTFQLSTVTDFVTLPDIVVPSGPTAWLMVVICLGLTAEAVRRMLTRVSQPMWIPITFAILWMIGFLSWAAAGDRIRVVSLLGGAVALAIPLVFGALGGVLGERAGVVNIAIEGQLLLGAFAAAVTASMTGSPWAGVAAAAVAGALVALILGLFAITYFVDQVIVGVVLNVLVVGLTNFLFRQVLTPNSESLNSPERLRALPIPILGDIPLIGPIFFRQTPLVYLLYIVVAVVAYALYRTRWGLRLRAVGEHPKAADTVGIKVNRTRYRTILLAGAIAGLGGAYFSLVSVAGFNREMTGGAGYIALAAVIFGKWDPIRATLAALLFGFATNLQGVLSAIGSPVPSQFMLMLPYLVTIFAVAGLVGRSRPPAADGVPYRQQ from the coding sequence GTGAGCACCGTGACCGACCAGCCGACCCCCGACAGCGGCGGCCTGGCTCCCGACACCGTCGTGACGCACGGCCGCGGCTCGGGCGCTCGCAAGCTCCCGGTCGTGCTCGGCGTGCTGACCCTGCTCCTCGCGGGCGTCCTGCTCCGCTCGAGCCCGTCGGGCGACACGACGTTCCAGCTCTCGACGGTGACCGACTTCGTCACCCTTCCCGACATCGTGGTGCCGTCCGGCCCCACCGCGTGGCTGATGGTGGTGATCTGCCTCGGGCTCACCGCGGAGGCCGTCCGCCGCATGCTCACCCGCGTGAGCCAGCCGATGTGGATCCCGATCACCTTCGCGATCCTCTGGATGATCGGCTTCCTCAGCTGGGCGGCCGCCGGCGACCGCATCCGCGTCGTCAGCCTGCTCGGCGGTGCCGTGGCGCTCGCCATCCCGCTCGTCTTCGGCGCGCTGGGCGGCGTGCTCGGCGAGCGCGCAGGCGTGGTCAACATCGCCATCGAGGGCCAGCTCCTCCTCGGCGCGTTCGCCGCTGCCGTCACCGCTTCGATGACCGGCTCGCCGTGGGCCGGCGTCGCGGCCGCCGCAGTGGCCGGCGCCCTGGTGGCGCTGATCCTGGGCCTCTTCGCGATCACCTACTTCGTCGACCAGGTCATCGTCGGCGTCGTCCTCAACGTGCTCGTGGTCGGTCTGACCAACTTCCTGTTCCGCCAGGTGCTCACGCCCAACTCCGAGTCGCTCAACTCCCCCGAGCGCCTGCGCGCGCTGCCGATCCCGATCCTCGGCGACATCCCGTTGATCGGCCCGATATTCTTCCGCCAGACCCCGCTCGTCTACCTGCTCTACATCGTCGTCGCGGTCGTGGCCTACGCCCTCTACCGCACCCGCTGGGGCCTGCGCCTCCGTGCGGTCGGCGAGCACCCCAAGGCCGCCGACACGGTCGGCATCAAGGTCAACCGCACCCGCTACCGCACGATCCTGCTCGCGGGTGCCATCGCCGGTCTCGGCGGCGCCTACTTCAGCCTCGTCTCGGTGGCCGGCTTCAACCGCGAGATGACCGGAGGCGCCGGCTACATCGCGCTGGCTGCCGTCATCTTCGGCAAGTGGGACCCGATCCGCGCGACGCTGGCGGCGCTGCTCTTCGGCTTCGCGACCAACCTGCAGGGAGTGCTCTCGGCCATCGGGTCCCCCGTGCCGAGCCAGTTCATGCT
- a CDS encoding BMP family lipoprotein: MLKTRKVVSSGLVALLAAATLAACGDAPEEDTTGSGSDSTPAASDFLPCIVSDAGGFDDKSFNQLGFEGAQQAADELGVELKPVESNSENDYGPNLESLVGEGCDVIVTVGFALAAATKESAAANPDIEYVLIDDSADGGDDGATFDGKADVENIKPLLYNTAEAAFLAGYAAADYTKTGKVGTYGGMPFPTVTIFMDGFKQGAEYYAKEKKKDVEVVGWDGKNGSFTGGFEANEAATSTAKQILDQDVDVILPVGGPIYQGAITAIEDSGNDIAMVGVDADLFETDPTTQDYVMTSILKGMKVSTYEAVMAAGNDEFDFEPYIGTLENDGVGIAPFHNFEDKVSPELAGELDEVKAGIIDGSIKVESYLG; this comes from the coding sequence GTGTTGAAGACGAGGAAGGTCGTCTCGAGCGGCCTCGTGGCGCTGCTCGCCGCCGCGACCCTGGCTGCGTGTGGTGACGCGCCCGAGGAAGACACCACCGGGAGCGGCAGCGACAGCACCCCGGCCGCCAGCGACTTCCTGCCGTGCATCGTGTCCGACGCCGGAGGGTTCGACGACAAGTCGTTCAACCAGCTCGGCTTCGAGGGTGCCCAGCAGGCCGCCGACGAGCTCGGCGTCGAGCTGAAGCCGGTCGAGTCCAACAGCGAGAACGACTACGGCCCCAACCTGGAGAGCCTGGTCGGCGAGGGCTGTGACGTCATCGTGACCGTCGGCTTCGCCCTGGCCGCGGCGACCAAGGAGTCGGCAGCCGCCAACCCCGACATCGAGTACGTCCTGATCGACGACTCCGCCGACGGCGGCGACGACGGTGCGACCTTCGACGGCAAGGCCGACGTGGAGAACATCAAGCCGCTGCTCTACAACACCGCCGAGGCCGCGTTCCTCGCCGGCTACGCCGCTGCCGACTACACCAAGACCGGCAAGGTCGGCACCTACGGCGGCATGCCCTTCCCGACCGTCACCATCTTCATGGACGGCTTCAAGCAGGGCGCCGAGTACTACGCCAAGGAGAAGAAGAAGGACGTCGAGGTCGTCGGCTGGGACGGCAAGAACGGTTCCTTCACCGGTGGCTTCGAGGCCAACGAGGCCGCGACCAGCACGGCCAAGCAGATCCTCGACCAGGACGTCGACGTGATCCTGCCGGTCGGCGGCCCGATCTACCAGGGCGCGATCACCGCGATCGAGGACTCGGGCAACGACATCGCGATGGTGGGCGTCGACGCCGACCTCTTCGAGACCGACCCGACCACCCAGGACTACGTCATGACCTCGATCCTCAAGGGCATGAAGGTCTCGACCTACGAGGCCGTCATGGCCGCGGGCAACGACGAGTTCGACTTCGAGCCCTACATCGGCACCCTCGAGAACGACGGTGTCGGCATCGCGCCGTTCCACAACTTCGAGGACAAGGTCAGCCCCGAGCTGGCCGGCGAGCTCGACGAGGTGAAGGCCGGCATCATCGACGGCTCCATCAAGGTCGAGTCCTACCTGGGCTGA
- a CDS encoding thymidine phosphorylase produces the protein MAAHDAVEVILAKRDKHELSDSQIDWVIDAYTRGDVADEQMSSLAMAILLNGMNRREISRWTGAMIASGERMDFSSLSRPTADKHSTGGVGDKITLPLAPLVAACGVAVPQLSGRGLGHTGGTLDKLESIPGWRAALSNEEMFAILEDVGAVICAAGDGLAPADKKLYALRDVTGTVEAIPLIASSIMSKKIAEGTGALVLDVKVGSGAFMKDLDSARELAETMVALGTDAGVHTVALLTDMATPLGLTAGNAVEVQESVDVLAGGGPADVVELTLALAREMLAGAGRDAVDPADKLADGSAMDAWKAMIRAQGGDPDAALPEAKESHVVTAPSSGTLTRLDAMAVGMAAWRLGAGRARKEDPVQAGAGVVWHARPGDEVTEGQPLFTLLTDEPERFERALASLEGGFDIGGDASGVGTEIVLDRIG, from the coding sequence GTGGCTGCCCACGACGCCGTCGAGGTGATCCTCGCCAAGCGCGACAAGCACGAGCTGTCCGACAGCCAGATCGACTGGGTGATCGACGCCTACACGCGCGGCGACGTCGCCGACGAGCAGATGTCGTCGCTCGCCATGGCGATCCTGCTCAACGGCATGAACCGCAGGGAGATCTCGCGCTGGACCGGCGCCATGATCGCCTCGGGGGAGCGGATGGACTTCTCCTCGCTGTCCCGCCCGACGGCCGACAAGCACTCCACCGGTGGCGTCGGCGACAAGATCACCCTGCCGCTGGCCCCGCTTGTCGCGGCCTGCGGCGTCGCCGTCCCCCAGCTCTCGGGCCGGGGCCTGGGCCACACCGGTGGCACGCTCGACAAGCTCGAGTCGATCCCCGGGTGGCGCGCGGCGCTGAGCAACGAGGAGATGTTCGCCATCCTCGAGGACGTCGGCGCCGTGATCTGCGCCGCCGGCGACGGCCTCGCCCCGGCCGACAAGAAGCTGTACGCCCTGCGCGACGTCACCGGCACGGTCGAGGCGATCCCGCTCATCGCCAGCTCGATCATGAGCAAGAAGATCGCCGAGGGCACCGGGGCCCTGGTGCTGGACGTCAAGGTCGGCAGCGGCGCCTTCATGAAGGACCTCGACTCCGCGCGCGAGCTCGCCGAGACGATGGTGGCGCTCGGCACCGACGCGGGGGTGCACACCGTCGCCCTGCTCACCGACATGGCGACCCCGCTCGGGCTGACCGCGGGCAACGCAGTGGAGGTGCAGGAGTCCGTGGACGTCCTGGCGGGCGGCGGCCCCGCCGACGTGGTGGAGCTGACCCTCGCCCTGGCCCGCGAGATGCTCGCCGGCGCCGGGCGTGACGCCGTCGACCCGGCGGACAAGCTGGCCGACGGCTCGGCGATGGACGCGTGGAAGGCGATGATCCGCGCCCAGGGCGGCGACCCGGACGCCGCCCTGCCCGAGGCGAAGGAGTCGCACGTCGTCACCGCGCCGTCGAGCGGCACCCTCACCCGGCTCGACGCGATGGCGGTCGGCATGGCCGCCTGGCGCCTCGGCGCCGGGCGGGCGCGCAAGGAGGACCCGGTGCAGGCGGGTGCCGGCGTCGTGTGGCACGCGCGGCCCGGCGACGAGGTCACCGAGGGCCAGCCGCTGTTCACGCTGCTCACCGATGAGCCGGAGCGCTTCGAGCGGGCGCTGGCCTCGCTCGAGGGCGGCTTCGACATCGGTGGCGACGCGAGCGGTGTCGGCACGGAGATCGTGCTCGACCGGATCGGCTGA
- a CDS encoding cytidine deaminase, translating to MHETLDQQGWHELRAAATEVMQRAYAPYSHYKVGAAARADDGRIVIGCNVENAAYGVVLCAECGLVSHLHATGGGRLTHFVCVNGGGEIIMPCGRCRQLLFEHGGRDLLVWTVSGVKPMSEVLPDAFGPDDLTHMADMADAAAEGTD from the coding sequence GTGCACGAGACGTTGGACCAACAGGGCTGGCACGAGCTCAGGGCGGCTGCCACCGAGGTGATGCAGCGGGCCTACGCCCCCTACTCCCACTACAAGGTGGGCGCGGCTGCACGGGCCGATGACGGCCGGATCGTGATCGGCTGCAACGTGGAGAACGCGGCGTACGGCGTCGTGCTCTGTGCCGAGTGCGGACTGGTCTCCCACCTGCACGCAACCGGCGGCGGTCGGCTGACGCACTTCGTCTGCGTCAACGGCGGGGGTGAGATCATCATGCCGTGCGGCCGGTGCCGCCAGCTCCTGTTCGAGCACGGCGGTCGCGACCTCCTGGTCTGGACCGTTTCGGGGGTCAAGCCCATGTCCGAGGTGCTGCCCGACGCCTTCGGACCCGACGACCTCACCCACATGGCCGACATGGCCGACGCAGCAGCGGAAGGAACCGACTAG